In Leptospira stimsonii, the following proteins share a genomic window:
- a CDS encoding LA_3751/LA_3752 family putative glycosyltransferase, whose amino-acid sequence MLNRLTHPYARYILYLFVFGFLLFNRSKLDRFFPFVSSDSQIKYYQTISFAQNGMDAITKSECIYPGQNLDPDFRFFPFDYPWAFLKNTNRGKCLFQYPALFAMANGIPAYLFGPKIITFFPLLCLFACMIVFDRILSLFIKYDWAVLLGTLVPFGISFPILSSEEFSEVPLNNLLLLSFGLLLLQSVYFDFVDSERRKEDSHFRIFSFCSGLIAVIAFFLRTESAFPIFLFGIFSFFQKESRENLKEYLIFSISGAAIGIVTIGILNFAYSGHPMGIRFLVSSGDAVSQFSLPKQISIFQGYLFGDETKTGFLKAAPYTILILGILSNLIRKKKLSGESLLGLVGLGTVFSISFLSPYTAGVHHFGLRYLESGYLFLSAGIFIFLYHRSIEFPKAGIVLVLLTVVSLYYNYKFTREGFKILFGAITPYNEIQNEFQKRKMIVHKGQFTNYLIGSSYLTAIHLSVNSSKDALDLEEILKKQNIESYSILEYDLIPPRDPNLPEKQYQEKIAVRFPDPDRFYKKKDEKKILDFTLKTYSLR is encoded by the coding sequence ATGTTAAACCGACTGACTCATCCTTATGCTCGATACATACTTTATCTGTTCGTATTCGGATTTCTCCTTTTCAATCGATCAAAATTGGATCGATTCTTTCCTTTCGTATCCAGCGACTCGCAGATCAAATACTATCAGACCATTTCCTTCGCGCAGAATGGAATGGATGCCATAACAAAATCGGAATGTATTTACCCTGGGCAGAACTTGGATCCGGATTTTCGATTTTTTCCTTTTGATTATCCCTGGGCGTTTTTAAAAAATACGAACAGAGGGAAATGTTTGTTTCAATATCCTGCCCTATTCGCGATGGCAAACGGGATACCGGCCTATCTATTCGGTCCCAAGATCATCACATTCTTTCCGCTTCTGTGTCTGTTTGCCTGTATGATTGTGTTCGATCGGATCCTTTCCTTATTTATCAAATACGACTGGGCCGTTTTACTTGGAACCTTGGTTCCTTTCGGAATCAGTTTTCCAATCCTTTCTTCAGAAGAATTTTCGGAAGTTCCCTTAAACAACCTGTTGCTTCTTTCTTTCGGGCTTCTCTTACTTCAATCCGTCTATTTTGATTTCGTGGATTCCGAAAGAAGAAAAGAAGATTCACATTTTAGAATATTCTCTTTTTGTTCAGGTCTGATAGCGGTAATCGCTTTTTTTCTGAGAACAGAATCCGCTTTTCCGATCTTCCTATTCGGTATCTTTTCTTTTTTCCAAAAAGAAAGCAGAGAGAATCTAAAAGAATATCTTATTTTTTCTATTTCGGGCGCCGCTATCGGGATCGTAACGATCGGAATCTTGAACTTCGCGTATTCGGGACATCCGATGGGAATTCGTTTTCTGGTAAGTTCGGGTGACGCAGTCAGTCAGTTTTCCCTTCCTAAACAGATCTCCATCTTTCAAGGATATCTTTTCGGAGACGAAACGAAAACCGGATTTCTCAAGGCCGCGCCTTATACGATCTTAATCCTTGGAATTCTATCCAACTTGATCCGCAAAAAGAAACTGTCCGGCGAATCGTTGCTCGGTCTCGTCGGGCTTGGAACCGTATTCTCTATATCGTTCTTAAGTCCGTATACGGCCGGGGTCCATCACTTTGGTCTGCGCTATTTAGAATCCGGTTATCTCTTTCTTTCTGCTGGAATTTTTATATTTTTGTATCATAGAAGTATCGAATTCCCAAAGGCGGGCATCGTTCTCGTTCTTCTGACCGTGGTCAGTTTGTATTATAATTATAAGTTCACGCGAGAAGGTTTTAAAATTTTGTTCGGGGCCATCACTCCCTATAACGAAATACAAAACGAATTTCAGAAAAGAAAAATGATCGTTCACAAGGGACAGTTTACGAACTACCTCATCGGCTCTTCTTATCTTACCGCAATCCATCTTTCTGTGAATTCATCCAAAGACGCATTGGACTTGGAAGAGATTCTAAAAAAGCAAAACATCGAATCGTATTCGATTTTAGAATATGACCTAATACCACCAAGAGATCCAAATCTCCCCGAGAAACAGTATCAAGAAAAGATTGCGGTCCGTTTTCCGGATCCGGATCGTTTCTACAAGAAGAAGGATGAGAAGAAGATTTTGGATTTCACTCTGAAAACATATTCCTTGCGATAA
- a CDS encoding FAD-binding oxidoreductase has protein sequence MATATKSSPKKKSASSKTANTKTTKTKKSFVDIHLPEATKVEAWGMNHHSISPVVFPEKEDDFKNLFAYAEEKKLKLTFRGGGCSYGDAATNTKGVVIDISKYNRILEFNAKTGILKAESGVTIKQLWEFGIEKGYWPPVVSGTMFPTLGGALSMNIHGKNNFAVGPIGDHVQEFTFMTPDGKVLTCSRKKNQDLFFGAISGFGMLGAFLTVTIQLKHIYAGKMKVWPVVSKNLQDMYDYFEREYKNSDYLVGWVDAFASGSSLGRGQIHKAVHLKKGEDPEFPENCKLENQNLPSTFLGIIPKSWMWIFMLPFSNNLGMRLVNFAKFISGYLTNNKPYMQGHAEYAFLLDYVPNWKFMYKPGSMIQYQSFIPKENAVDAFSEILRICQKRGIITWLAVFKKHKPDPFLLTHALDGYSMAMDFPVTSGNKKKLWELAGELDETVLKFGGKFYFAKDSTLRPEIVQRAFPKKNLETFHALKKKYDPKGILETDLYRRIMGIW, from the coding sequence ATGGCAACCGCAACCAAATCTTCTCCTAAGAAAAAGTCGGCTTCTTCCAAAACGGCGAACACAAAGACCACGAAGACAAAGAAGTCTTTCGTTGACATTCATCTTCCGGAGGCGACGAAAGTAGAAGCCTGGGGAATGAATCACCATTCGATCTCTCCGGTTGTTTTTCCGGAAAAGGAAGACGATTTTAAAAACCTCTTCGCTTACGCGGAAGAGAAAAAACTCAAGCTGACCTTTCGCGGAGGCGGGTGCAGTTACGGAGACGCGGCGACGAACACGAAGGGTGTCGTGATCGATATTTCGAAATACAATCGAATCTTAGAATTCAACGCAAAGACCGGAATTCTCAAAGCCGAATCCGGTGTAACGATCAAACAACTCTGGGAATTCGGAATTGAAAAAGGATATTGGCCTCCGGTCGTAAGCGGGACCATGTTCCCTACGTTAGGCGGAGCTCTCTCGATGAACATTCACGGAAAGAATAATTTTGCCGTGGGTCCGATCGGAGATCATGTCCAAGAGTTCACCTTCATGACTCCGGACGGAAAGGTTCTTACCTGTTCTCGAAAGAAGAATCAGGATCTATTCTTCGGAGCCATTTCCGGCTTTGGAATGTTAGGCGCTTTTTTGACCGTCACGATTCAGTTAAAACATATCTACGCGGGTAAGATGAAAGTTTGGCCCGTGGTCAGTAAAAATCTCCAAGATATGTACGACTATTTCGAAAGGGAATATAAGAATTCGGATTATCTCGTCGGTTGGGTGGACGCGTTTGCATCCGGAAGTTCTCTGGGAAGAGGACAGATTCACAAAGCGGTTCATTTGAAGAAGGGAGAAGACCCGGAGTTTCCCGAAAATTGTAAATTAGAAAATCAGAATCTACCAAGCACGTTTTTGGGGATCATTCCCAAATCCTGGATGTGGATTTTTATGCTTCCATTCTCCAATAATTTGGGAATGCGTCTTGTAAACTTTGCGAAGTTCATTTCGGGTTATCTTACGAACAACAAACCTTACATGCAAGGCCACGCGGAATACGCTTTTCTTTTGGATTACGTTCCGAATTGGAAGTTTATGTATAAGCCCGGATCGATGATCCAATATCAGAGTTTTATTCCAAAGGAGAATGCGGTGGATGCGTTCTCGGAAATTTTGAGAATCTGTCAAAAAAGAGGAATCATCACTTGGCTTGCCGTATTTAAAAAACACAAACCCGATCCTTTTTTACTCACACACGCATTGGACGGATATTCGATGGCGATGGATTTCCCTGTGACTTCCGGAAACAAAAAGAAACTCTGGGAACTCGCGGGAGAGTTAGACGAAACCGTTTTGAAATTCGGCGGTAAGTTTTACTTTGCAAAGGACAGCACACTTCGGCCGGAGATCGTGCAGAGAGCGTTCCCAAAAAAGAACCTGGAAACGTTTCACGCGCTGAAGAAAAAATACGATCCGAAAGGAATCCTCGAGACCGATCTCTACAGAAGAATTATGGGAATTTGGTGA
- a CDS encoding glycosyltransferase family 39 protein yields the protein MIRLKGFFEEVKRNSELRVFLFIFALGAFFRLFKLDLQSPWEDELFSIRASSESSLIKLWDWMKNDPHPPLYQTLLFFWFQTFSPTVFFGRLLSAICGLLVPLAFYVFVPKKLSGRIRVSVAALLALSTGLIYYSQELRSYSLLVLFCTIQLTFVLRFVYETEQKRRTKILFVVLAVSLLASYTHFFGFIWSASVFLGMFVSSWIFTRKFPITEFLFGIVFGILFLPALYLLFNSDKIGIASWIPEAGLTAFVVFFDLIFHSGIFKKFIPGIVASLALFVGFASLSFPRKNGDAHSVSLDSEHKKSVILLVLVLTIFSIVLGILSSIQPLITARNLLVTAPVLYFLIATGFSLFPIYKGKRLESILILISLVSLFYFTRYYYKPYKEQWRESSQYILSEIKDHPEEYTLLCSSHSYNMEYFLKTAGITGITPKIYNREEAELFIKDPKKKNLVILETSWKYLDSQEVDSLFHTKNFERNDRLFYGMKVIVIHK from the coding sequence ATGATTCGTCTGAAGGGCTTTTTCGAAGAGGTAAAACGAAATTCCGAGCTTAGAGTTTTTCTTTTTATCTTTGCGTTAGGCGCCTTCTTTCGTCTTTTTAAGTTGGATCTTCAGAGTCCCTGGGAAGACGAGCTCTTTTCGATTCGGGCCTCTTCCGAATCTTCTCTGATCAAACTTTGGGATTGGATGAAGAACGATCCGCATCCACCGTTATATCAGACACTTTTGTTTTTTTGGTTTCAGACTTTTTCACCGACGGTTTTCTTCGGGAGATTGCTCAGTGCGATCTGCGGTCTTCTGGTTCCGCTTGCATTCTATGTTTTCGTCCCAAAAAAATTGAGTGGTAGAATCCGGGTTTCGGTCGCCGCGTTACTCGCGCTTTCCACCGGGCTCATCTATTATTCGCAGGAACTCAGGTCTTACAGTCTTCTCGTGTTGTTTTGTACGATCCAACTAACGTTCGTTCTGCGTTTCGTCTATGAAACGGAACAAAAACGTAGAACCAAAATTCTTTTCGTGGTTTTGGCCGTTTCTCTCCTTGCGTCTTATACACATTTTTTCGGATTCATTTGGTCTGCGTCCGTCTTTCTCGGAATGTTCGTTTCGTCTTGGATTTTTACCAGAAAATTTCCAATCACTGAATTCCTTTTTGGAATCGTCTTCGGGATTTTGTTTCTCCCGGCTTTGTATCTTCTGTTCAACTCGGATAAAATCGGGATCGCCTCTTGGATCCCGGAAGCGGGTTTGACCGCGTTTGTGGTCTTCTTCGATTTGATCTTTCACTCCGGAATTTTTAAAAAGTTCATTCCGGGAATCGTCGCTTCTTTGGCATTATTCGTCGGTTTTGCATCCCTTTCTTTCCCCAGGAAGAATGGTGATGCTCATTCGGTGAGTTTAGATTCCGAACATAAGAAATCGGTAATTCTTCTTGTCCTCGTCCTAACGATTTTTTCAATCGTACTCGGAATTCTTTCCTCCATTCAACCTTTGATTACCGCGAGAAATCTTTTGGTCACGGCGCCCGTATTGTATTTTTTGATCGCGACCGGCTTTTCTCTGTTTCCGATTTATAAAGGAAAACGTCTGGAATCGATCCTGATTCTTATTTCCTTGGTTTCTCTTTTTTATTTCACGCGCTATTATTACAAACCGTATAAGGAGCAGTGGAGAGAAAGTTCTCAATACATTCTTTCGGAGATCAAGGATCATCCGGAAGAATACACACTTCTCTGTTCTTCTCATTCGTACAATATGGAATATTTTCTAAAGACTGCAGGCATTACAGGAATTACTCCGAAAATCTATAATAGAGAAGAGGCGGAACTTTTTATCAAGGATCCGAAGAAAAAAAATCTCGTGATCTTAGAAACCTCTTGGAAATATCTTGATTCGCAAGAAGTCGATTCTCTATTTCATACGAAGAACTTTGAACGAAACGATCGACTGTTCTACGGAATGAAAGTGATCGTGATTCATAAGTAA
- a CDS encoding SDR family NAD(P)-dependent oxidoreductase, with translation MAKKIIVVGASSGIGKELSILLLEQGHTVTLVARRDKELKSIAAPFNTSKETKAFIIKQDVTNFDQVDSAFQKAVKSMKGLDEIYYASGIMYDIKPEEFDTTKDIEMLNTNLLGCVAWLNPAAFYFQNQKSGKIIGISSIAGDRGRRGNPVYNTSKAGMNTYLEALRNRLGVLGIQVLTVKPGFIDTAMTQGLKGLFWLISAKEAATIILKAADAGKECIYVPARWGLVGLIIRMIPSFIFKRLSI, from the coding sequence ATGGCAAAAAAAATCATCGTCGTCGGTGCATCGAGCGGAATCGGAAAAGAACTCTCTATCCTTCTTTTGGAACAAGGACATACGGTGACTCTGGTCGCCCGTCGTGATAAGGAATTGAAATCCATCGCGGCTCCTTTCAACACTTCCAAGGAAACAAAAGCCTTTATTATCAAACAGGACGTTACAAATTTTGATCAAGTGGACTCCGCGTTTCAAAAAGCGGTAAAATCCATGAAGGGTCTCGACGAGATCTACTACGCATCCGGAATCATGTATGATATCAAACCGGAAGAATTCGATACTACAAAAGACATCGAGATGTTAAACACAAATCTTCTCGGTTGTGTCGCTTGGTTGAATCCGGCGGCGTTCTATTTCCAAAATCAAAAGAGCGGAAAAATCATCGGAATCTCTTCGATCGCCGGAGATCGTGGAAGAAGAGGGAACCCGGTTTACAACACTTCGAAAGCGGGAATGAATACCTATCTCGAAGCGCTTCGCAATCGCCTCGGAGTTTTGGGGATCCAAGTGCTCACAGTAAAACCCGGTTTTATCGATACGGCGATGACACAGGGATTGAAAGGACTCTTCTGGTTGATCTCCGCAAAAGAAGCGGCGACGATCATTCTCAAAGCGGCGGACGCTGGAAAGGAATGTATCTACGTTCCTGCACGTTGGGGGCTTGTGGGTTTGATCATACGGATGATTCCATCTTTTATCTTCAAACGTCTTTCTATCTAA
- a CDS encoding O-antigen ligase family protein: protein MSHFLNLKIVPLILVSFCFGFLFFFDPSNPALSRDSLVFTLFVWVFCVGFAWKKKLNRIDPFFFLACLFLIGISTINGINRAPVVYFPQKLNLKLLYVVAFSFSIFLYFKNVSPIFLFIHTVVFASSPPLFSSIKSIPLLIFVLASFLYLVPKRIRFQKFHGILGVFFLFVLISSILSYKSQSGFLQLSLLLSSIGIFVLLSSYPSRGIKKGLLLILSFDLLLNTLNLFSAIHMIWPFSILEPPLLLTYAGFPVSAIAVISAFTALVVLYSAFRFPSYSIVLIPSAILAIYLTFLNHSRASMLAFLVAVLSLILLRLGKKTNLTKGIVSTGLVVTVVATGMFFFLTKESIPQYLNPETLWIRFSLWAFHFQSVLQNAPVFGLGPDADSLLAHLPNVHPGTIGYSDFNLFLHSFRSYPQAHNLYVEMFSSFGILGSIVFLGIAGQLVYLSLKMIRVGNKEIANIGMFLSSILIFIAFHEFFDFNLGEQHFLIPVAVSLSLLQLRFGFKGITIRTQERSFQLSFYVGLFLLGLLSFQLIWEQRIRNLILVSVQNEIELDNFFIYKEKNIPGNRKKVSYPIEEVAKSEKWIRSEEGLILASLILRKKPEYETLALSLLDRCIHQNPYSSVCRKEKADFLKKKNGNTNIEKEFEDAKKTDPFHIIFTE from the coding sequence ATGAGTCATTTTCTCAATTTAAAAATAGTACCCCTCATCTTAGTTAGTTTTTGTTTCGGCTTTCTGTTTTTTTTCGATCCATCCAATCCGGCTCTATCCAGAGACAGTCTCGTATTCACTCTCTTCGTCTGGGTTTTTTGCGTTGGGTTTGCTTGGAAGAAAAAATTAAACCGAATTGATCCGTTCTTTTTCTTAGCCTGTCTTTTTCTAATCGGAATTTCGACGATCAACGGGATCAATCGAGCGCCGGTCGTTTATTTTCCCCAAAAGCTGAATCTAAAACTTCTTTACGTTGTTGCGTTTTCTTTTTCCATTTTTCTGTATTTCAAAAATGTTTCGCCGATTTTTTTGTTCATTCATACGGTAGTCTTTGCTTCTTCACCTCCTCTCTTCTCTAGCATCAAGTCGATCCCTCTCTTGATCTTTGTACTCGCTTCTTTTTTGTATCTTGTCCCGAAACGAATTCGTTTTCAAAAATTTCACGGAATTTTAGGCGTCTTCTTTCTTTTCGTTTTGATTTCTTCGATTCTATCGTATAAATCGCAATCGGGCTTTTTACAACTATCCCTTCTTCTTTCCTCGATCGGAATCTTTGTCTTACTCTCTTCCTATCCAAGCAGAGGAATCAAAAAAGGACTCCTACTGATCCTTTCCTTCGATCTTCTTCTGAATACGTTGAATCTTTTTTCGGCGATTCATATGATCTGGCCTTTTTCCATATTGGAGCCTCCTCTTCTTCTGACCTACGCCGGTTTTCCGGTTTCCGCGATCGCGGTCATTTCCGCGTTCACAGCGCTCGTCGTTTTGTATTCTGCGTTCCGATTTCCAAGTTATTCAATCGTTCTGATCCCCAGTGCCATCCTCGCGATTTATCTAACCTTTCTCAATCATTCGAGAGCGAGTATGCTCGCGTTTCTTGTCGCCGTATTGAGTTTAATCCTACTCCGTTTAGGAAAGAAGACCAATCTTACGAAGGGGATCGTATCGACTGGGCTCGTAGTTACGGTCGTCGCAACGGGAATGTTTTTTTTCCTAACAAAGGAGTCGATCCCTCAGTATTTGAATCCGGAAACACTTTGGATTCGATTCTCACTTTGGGCGTTCCACTTTCAATCCGTCCTGCAAAATGCTCCCGTCTTCGGCTTGGGTCCGGACGCAGATTCTCTTCTGGCTCATCTACCGAACGTTCATCCGGGCACGATCGGTTATTCGGATTTCAATCTTTTCTTACATTCGTTTCGTTCTTATCCGCAGGCTCACAACCTCTATGTGGAAATGTTTTCGAGTTTCGGAATCTTAGGTTCGATCGTTTTTCTTGGGATCGCAGGTCAACTCGTCTATCTCTCCTTGAAAATGATCCGCGTCGGAAATAAAGAAATCGCTAATATAGGAATGTTTCTTTCTTCCATTCTGATCTTTATCGCGTTCCATGAATTTTTTGATTTCAATTTAGGAGAACAGCACTTTCTCATTCCCGTCGCAGTTTCCTTATCTTTATTACAACTTAGATTCGGATTCAAGGGAATTACGATTCGAACCCAAGAACGTAGCTTTCAACTTTCTTTCTACGTCGGCCTATTTCTCTTAGGGTTATTGAGTTTCCAACTGATCTGGGAGCAAAGAATCAGAAATCTCATCCTTGTGTCCGTCCAGAACGAAATCGAACTTGATAACTTTTTTATATACAAAGAAAAGAATATTCCCGGAAATCGAAAAAAGGTTTCCTACCCTATCGAGGAAGTCGCGAAAAGCGAAAAATGGATTCGTTCGGAGGAAGGTCTTATTTTAGCTTCTTTGATTCTTCGTAAAAAGCCGGAGTATGAAACGCTTGCTTTATCCTTACTGGACAGATGTATCCACCAAAATCCGTATTCTTCCGTGTGTAGAAAAGAAAAGGCCGACTTTCTAAAAAAGAAAAACGGAAACACGAATATCGAAAAAGAATTCGAAGACGCTAAAAAAACAGATCCATTTCATATCATTTTCACGGAATAA
- a CDS encoding glycosyltransferase family 2 protein, translated as MKKKNITYVIPCLNEEKTLPLVLEKLVKLKKELKQYNVEILVSDNGSEDKSIAIAKKFGARVVHCKERGYGAALNFGITNATGEIVLFADADNTYDFLESPALLAEMEKGAEFVIGSRLSGTIHKGAMPFLHRYLGTPVINWIINLLYSKKGNRVLDANSGFRCFLKKKYLEWEIESTGMEFASEMLVKALRSGVKLSHVPISLYPDVAGRIPHLRTWRDGMRHLLQILIHSQQLFYYSGFALFFFGWAVTLLGYFTGIIAIGPFHIFGIHSLTVSLLVATLGQTVWAIGLFLAARKSSELSLYSKLNHLSEDLLFWYSARMILFVVLLFAFILFRWWRNSFQVLDLEKEILMISFLSVQILNLIGQTITAHLLKRT; from the coding sequence ATGAAGAAAAAAAATATTACCTATGTTATCCCGTGTTTAAACGAAGAAAAAACACTCCCCTTGGTTCTTGAAAAGTTGGTGAAACTCAAGAAGGAACTAAAACAATACAATGTTGAAATTCTTGTTTCGGATAACGGAAGCGAAGATAAGTCGATTGCGATCGCGAAGAAATTCGGAGCAAGGGTCGTTCATTGCAAAGAACGCGGCTACGGAGCCGCCCTCAATTTCGGTATCACAAATGCCACCGGCGAGATCGTCCTCTTTGCGGATGCGGATAATACGTATGATTTTCTCGAATCTCCCGCTCTTCTTGCCGAAATGGAAAAGGGTGCGGAGTTTGTAATCGGCTCCCGTCTGAGTGGAACGATTCATAAGGGAGCAATGCCGTTTTTACATAGATATCTCGGGACACCGGTAATCAACTGGATTATCAATCTATTATATTCAAAAAAAGGAAACCGTGTGCTGGACGCCAATTCCGGTTTTCGCTGTTTTTTAAAGAAGAAATATTTGGAATGGGAAATCGAGAGCACGGGTATGGAATTCGCCTCGGAAATGCTCGTCAAAGCTCTGAGAAGCGGCGTGAAACTTTCGCATGTGCCGATCAGTTTGTATCCCGATGTAGCAGGCCGGATCCCACATCTTAGAACCTGGAGGGATGGAATGAGGCATCTTTTGCAGATTCTCATCCATTCTCAACAGTTGTTTTACTATTCCGGTTTTGCGCTTTTCTTCTTCGGTTGGGCTGTGACACTTCTCGGATATTTTACGGGAATCATTGCGATCGGTCCGTTTCATATCTTCGGCATTCATTCTCTCACCGTTTCTTTGTTAGTCGCGACGCTCGGGCAGACGGTCTGGGCTATCGGATTATTTTTGGCCGCGAGAAAGAGTTCCGAACTGAGTCTCTATTCTAAACTGAATCATCTTTCGGAAGATCTTTTGTTCTGGTATTCGGCTCGGATGATCTTGTTTGTAGTATTACTTTTCGCATTTATTCTGTTTCGGTGGTGGAGAAATTCGTTTCAAGTTTTAGACTTGGAGAAAGAAATATTGATGATCAGTTTTCTGAGCGTTCAAATTCTCAACCTCATAGGACAAACCATCACCGCACATTTGTTGAAAAGAACCTAA
- a CDS encoding EAL domain-containing protein, with protein sequence MIKPLGTLPKTKLEWDIWFQSGEIIPYFQPILSVERDSIFGYETLGRFRDQSGNVHSLGPFFLDAETGVLDPNERKEIYNLKREVDRDLRRKAILHLLKKQDQFPEAKLFLNISPAYMRDHIEEEAEDSYTIRLVKELGLDPSKIVIEIVEEHFDGSLESLRPLISRYKKEGFLVAIDDLGSRSSNLDRIGIFHPDILKVDLQMLRQSVTSRNFQEILFTISRLSESLGCSLLFEGIENEKELFQSLTYSARFLQGFYFAEALPDMIGQEELKLRFSTLHELFFNYKRYQLMKQIKQENELEEKLNLSGITVYEEGELHGVQIQNPSALGDFVFRIYVTSLTGSQVSPNYMRIGEVSMDTDHSFIGRNWSWRPYFLEQFYKSMKDTRAEWIISNPYYDISYGILLITYSKRLPDGHVLFVDVQVPEY encoded by the coding sequence ATGATCAAGCCACTTGGCACGCTTCCGAAAACGAAATTAGAATGGGATATTTGGTTCCAGTCCGGAGAGATCATTCCTTATTTTCAACCTATCCTTTCCGTTGAAAGGGATTCTATCTTCGGATATGAAACTTTAGGAAGGTTCAGGGATCAATCCGGAAATGTCCATTCTCTTGGACCGTTTTTTCTGGATGCAGAGACGGGGGTTTTGGATCCAAACGAGCGGAAAGAAATTTACAATCTCAAAAGGGAAGTCGATCGGGACCTTCGAAGAAAAGCGATTCTTCATCTTCTGAAAAAGCAAGATCAGTTTCCGGAAGCCAAACTCTTCTTGAATATTTCACCAGCGTATATGAGAGATCATATCGAAGAGGAAGCCGAAGATTCTTATACGATTCGTCTTGTGAAAGAGCTCGGATTGGATCCTTCTAAGATCGTCATTGAAATCGTGGAAGAACATTTTGACGGAAGTTTAGAAAGTCTTCGTCCTCTCATCTCGCGTTATAAGAAAGAAGGTTTTTTGGTCGCGATCGACGACCTCGGCTCTCGTTCTTCGAATTTGGATCGGATCGGAATCTTTCACCCCGATATTTTGAAAGTCGATCTGCAGATGCTCCGTCAATCGGTGACTTCCAGAAACTTTCAGGAAATTCTTTTTACGATCTCGAGACTTTCGGAATCTCTAGGCTGTTCGCTTCTTTTCGAAGGTATCGAAAACGAAAAGGAACTCTTTCAATCTCTTACATACAGCGCTCGTTTTTTGCAGGGATTTTATTTCGCCGAAGCTCTTCCCGATATGATTGGGCAAGAGGAATTAAAGCTCAGATTCTCCACCTTACACGAACTCTTCTTCAATTACAAACGTTACCAGTTGATGAAACAGATCAAACAGGAAAATGAACTGGAAGAAAAGTTGAATCTTTCCGGAATCACGGTTTATGAAGAAGGGGAACTTCACGGCGTTCAAATTCAGAATCCGAGCGCTCTGGGGGATTTTGTTTTTAGAATCTACGTCACGAGTCTCACCGGAAGCCAGGTTTCGCCCAATTATATGAGAATCGGAGAGGTTTCCATGGATACCGATCATTCTTTTATCGGAAGGAACTGGAGTTGGAGACCGTATTTCCTCGAACAATTCTACAAATCTATGAAAGACACAAGAGCGGAATGGATTATCAGCAATCCGTACTACGATATCAGCTACGGAATTCTACTCATTACCTATAGCAAACGGTTGCCGGACGGGCATGTCCTTTTTGTGGACGTGCAAGTTCCTGAATATTAA
- a CDS encoding arginyltransferase, with protein sequence MIRQKLQDIVDSLPISPERNCSYYSDRPSHIQYLPFQGEIAKEALQFFFDSGFRRTGNILYRASCNGCQDCLSYRIPLDHFVPSRNRRRLLKINSDLMIRFSQPELNSEKEILYLRYQRSRYETFVREESDQELLEGMRWNLFGHPENSVEMSLWLEERILGFMILDVASDSLSAVYSVYDPDFPQRSLGSFAILCSILHAQKLGMKYYHLGYYLPGHPDMDYKKYWGPSEIREPDTNLWIQSEEFQKKYPDFPWS encoded by the coding sequence ATGATCCGACAAAAACTCCAAGACATTGTGGATTCTCTTCCGATCAGTCCGGAAAGAAATTGTTCCTACTATTCAGATCGTCCAAGCCATATTCAATATCTTCCGTTTCAAGGAGAGATCGCCAAAGAAGCCCTTCAGTTTTTTTTCGATTCCGGTTTTCGAAGAACCGGAAATATTCTCTACCGAGCTTCCTGCAACGGTTGTCAGGATTGTTTGAGTTATCGAATCCCCTTGGATCATTTTGTTCCCAGTCGCAATCGGAGAAGGCTTTTGAAAATCAATTCGGATCTGATGATTCGATTCTCCCAACCCGAACTCAATTCTGAAAAAGAAATTCTTTATCTTCGTTATCAAAGATCCCGCTATGAAACATTTGTGAGAGAAGAATCCGATCAGGAACTCTTGGAAGGAATGCGCTGGAATCTTTTCGGTCATCCCGAAAATTCTGTGGAGATGTCTCTTTGGTTGGAAGAAAGAATTCTCGGATTTATGATCTTGGATGTAGCCTCGGATTCTCTTTCCGCGGTCTATTCGGTTTACGATCCGGATTTTCCACAGAGAAGTCTGGGGAGTTTTGCCATTCTTTGTTCCATTCTCCACGCGCAGAAACTTGGGATGAAATACTATCACCTTGGCTATTATCTTCCGGGACATCCCGATATGGATTACAAAAAGTATTGGGGGCCTTCGGAAATTCGGGAACCGGACACAAATCTTTGGATCCAATCCGAAGAGTTTCAAAAAAAGTATCCGGACTTTCCTTGGAGTTAG